A stretch of Henckelia pumila isolate YLH828 chromosome 4, ASM3356847v2, whole genome shotgun sequence DNA encodes these proteins:
- the LOC140894337 gene encoding phosphoglucomutase, chloroplastic — translation MALMNSIASRNTFFSSRYFTSCCTNPIKSLPFLNPTPLFSNLSFKRNSPGFSTVLVKASSASSPSTTVAQSNELKIKSVPTKPIDGQKTGTSGLRKKVKVFMQENYLANWIQALFNSLPPEDYKNGVLVLGGDGRYFNREAAQIIIKIAAGNGVGKILVGKDGIMSTPAVSAVIRKRKANGGFVMSASHNPGGPDYDWGIKFNYSSGQPAPESITDKIYGNTLSISEIKTGDIPDVDLSVLGVTDCGPFSIEVVDPVSDYLELMENVFDFELIRSLLSRPEFRFTFDAMHAVSGAYAKPIFMDKLGAGLDSISNGVPLEDFGHGHPDPNLTYAKDLVNIMYAENGPDFGAASDGDGDRNMILGKGFFVTPSDSVAVIAANAQETIPYFKNGPKGLARSMPTSGALDRVAQKLYLPFYEVPTGWKFFGNLMDAEKLSICGEESFGTGSDHIREKDGIWAVLAWLSIIASRNKDKKPGEKLISVSDVVNEHWATYGRNFFSRYDYEECESEGANKMIEYLREKISKSKAGDTYGRYVLEFADDFTYTDPVDGSVASKQGIRFVFTDGSRIIFRLSGTGSAGATVRIYIEQFEPDSSKHSVDAQIALKPLIDLALSLSKLKEFTGRDQPTVIT, via the exons ATGGCTCTGATGAATTCCATTGCTTCAAGAAATACTTTCTTCTCCTCCAGATATTTCACGAGTTGTTGCACTAACCCAATTAAATCACTCCCATTTCTCAATCCTACTCCTCTTTTCTCCAATCTTTCGTTCAAGAGAAATTCACCTGGTTTCTCTACTGTCTTGGTTAAGGCCTCTTCGGCTTCTTCTCCTTCCACCACCGTTGCTCAATCTAATGAGCTCAAG ATTAAGAGTGTGCCCACCAAGCCAATTGATGGTCAGAAGACTGGTACAAGTGGCCTAAGAAAAAAA GTGAAAGTGTTCATGCAAGAAAACTACCTGGCTAATTGGATTCAG GCATTGTTTAATTCATTGCCACCAGAGGATTACAAGAATGGAGTTTTGGTTTTAGGGGGTGATGGTCGGTACTTTAACCGGGAGGCTGCACAG ataattattaaaattgcTGCGGGTAATGGCGTTGGTAAAATCTTGGTTGGAAA GGATGGGATCATGTCTACCCCAGCTGTTTCTGCCGTGATTAGGAAAAGAAAG GCTAATGGTGGTTTTGTAATGAGTGCAAGCCACAATCCAGGTGGTCCTGATTATGACTGGGGTATCAAG TTCAATTATAGTAGTGGCCAACCAGCACCTGAGTCCATAACTGACAAGATCTATGGAAACACACTCTCT ATCTCAGAAATAAAAACGGGAGACATTCCTGATGTCGATCTCTCTGTCCTTGGAGTAACCGACTGTGGACCTTTTAGCATAGAGGTAGTTGATCCAGTATCTGATTATTTGGAACTTATGGAG AATGTATTTGACTTTGAACTTATTAGGAGTCTTCTTTCAAGGCCAGAATTCAG GTTTACATTCGACGCCATGCATGCGGTTTCTGGTGCTTATGCCAAACCAATTTTCATGGACAAGCTGGGAGCTGGCCTG GATTCGATTTCAAATGGAGTGCCATTAGAAGACTTTGGGCACGGTCATCCAGATCCTAATCTTAC ATATGCTAAGGATTTGGTCAACATAATGTATGCTGAGAATGGACCTGATTTTGGAGCTGCAAGTGATG GAGATGGTGATAGAAACATGATTCTTGGAAAAGGATTTTTTGTTACTCCATCAGATTCTGTTGCAGTCATTGCGGCCAACGCTCAAGAAACAATACCGTACTTCAAAAATGGCCCAAAG GGATTGGCTCGTTCCATGCCAACAAGTGGTGCTCTAGATCGTGTAGCCCAAAAATTATATCTTCCGTTTTATGAG GTGCCCACTGGTTGGAAATTTTTTGGGAATCTAATGGATGCGGAGAAACTGTCCATTTGTGGGGAAGAAAGTTTCGGAACAGGTTCTGACCACATCCGTGAAAAAGATGGGATATG GGCTGTTTTAGCTTGGTTATCAATAATTGCGTCTCGAAACAAGGACAAGAAACCAGGAGAAAAGTTGATTTCTGTTTCTGATGTTGTAAATGAACATTGGGCCACTTACGGGAGGAATTTCTTTTCTAGATATGATTATGAG GAATGTGAATCTGAGGGGGCCAACAAAATGATAGAATATCTTAGAGAAAAAATATCTAAAAGCAAGGCAGGTGATACCTATG GACGCTACGTCCTCGAGTTTGCTGATGACTTCACCTACACTGATCCT GTTGATGGAAGTGTTGCTTCCAAGCAAGGCATTCGCTTTGTTTTCACCGATGGATCGAGGATCATATTTCGGTTGTCg GGTACTGGTTCTGCTGGTGCTACCGTTCGAATATATATTGAACAATTTGAGCCAGACTCATCTAAACACAGTGTTGATGCACAAATAGCTCTGAAACCTTTAATAG ATCTTGCGCTGTCTCTCTCGAAGCTGAAGGAATTCACGGGAAGGGACCAGCCAACAGTCATCACATGA